From a region of the Kaistia sp. 32K genome:
- a CDS encoding cold-shock protein — translation MATGTVKFFNGQKGFGFIQQDGGGPDVFVHISAVERAGMRGLVEGQKLSFDIEADRRSGKSAAANLQEA, via the coding sequence ATGGCAACCGGTACCGTAAAGTTTTTCAACGGCCAAAAGGGTTTTGGTTTCATTCAGCAGGACGGCGGTGGCCCGGACGTGTTCGTTCACATCAGCGCCGTTGAGCGCGCCGGCATGCGCGGCCTGGTCGAAGGCCAGAAGCTGAGCTTCGACATCGAGGCCGACCGCCGCAGCGGAAAGTCGGCGGCTGCGAACCTGCAGGAAGCTTGA
- a CDS encoding glycosyltransferase family 4 protein, translated as MKFAFFVYPHLGGTFTVFRHLRMGLAAFGIDVRWLGIGPAAHAAARHPDWQAERETGAVCGLPGDDEPALARALFAAIENGGFDGVFVNVHADSVQTNIARHLPSSLLRILVVHNITPGTYAAAAAIREHVHATVCVSRRIEADLIGRYRFRPQRIVTVPNAADFLPVPARAPRADGQPLRILSLGRVEDQAKGVLWLPDILRRLPPSVRMTVAGDGPDLARLRQRCAFLGDRVRFAGAVLPSAVPALMAEHDILLGPSRFEGFMITAVEAMAAGCVPVISRIRGVTDSVVTEGETGLLFPVGDIRAAASAIQRLVDHPALWRTLSRRGVATAPDRFGVARMAGDYAALLDRISAEPPLVARPLSMDEWQLPSGLRPGLRTHLPVPIKNLLRGIRERVRIRDQTAEPA; from the coding sequence ATGAAATTCGCCTTCTTCGTCTATCCGCATCTGGGCGGCACCTTCACGGTCTTTCGCCATCTGCGCATGGGGCTAGCAGCCTTCGGCATCGACGTTCGCTGGCTCGGAATCGGACCGGCAGCGCATGCGGCAGCGAGGCATCCGGACTGGCAGGCGGAACGGGAGACCGGCGCGGTCTGCGGCCTGCCCGGCGACGACGAGCCGGCACTGGCGCGCGCTTTGTTCGCCGCGATCGAGAATGGCGGCTTCGACGGCGTCTTCGTCAATGTTCACGCCGACTCCGTGCAGACCAACATCGCGCGGCATCTGCCGTCGTCCCTGCTCCGCATCCTGGTGGTGCATAACATCACGCCCGGCACCTATGCCGCGGCGGCAGCCATCCGCGAGCATGTCCACGCAACGGTGTGCGTCTCGCGCCGGATCGAGGCGGATCTGATCGGACGCTACCGCTTCCGACCCCAGCGCATCGTCACGGTCCCCAACGCGGCCGATTTCCTGCCGGTCCCGGCTCGGGCGCCGCGCGCCGATGGCCAGCCGCTTCGCATTCTCTCGCTCGGCCGCGTCGAGGATCAGGCCAAGGGCGTTCTATGGCTTCCGGATATCCTGCGGCGTCTGCCGCCTTCCGTCCGGATGACCGTCGCGGGTGACGGCCCGGACCTCGCTCGCCTCCGACAACGATGTGCGTTCCTGGGCGACCGGGTCCGGTTCGCCGGCGCCGTCCTGCCCTCCGCCGTTCCGGCCCTGATGGCGGAGCACGATATTCTGCTCGGGCCATCGCGGTTCGAGGGGTTCATGATCACGGCCGTCGAGGCGATGGCGGCCGGCTGCGTCCCGGTGATCTCGCGCATTCGCGGCGTGACCGACAGCGTGGTCACCGAGGGCGAAACGGGGCTGCTGTTTCCGGTCGGTGATATCCGCGCGGCGGCGTCCGCCATCCAACGGCTTGTTGATCACCCCGCCCTTTGGCGCACCCTGTCGCGCCGGGGCGTTGCCACGGCTCCGGATCGCTTCGGCGTCGCCCGCATGGCGGGGGACTATGCGGCCCTGCTGGATCGAATTTCCGCCGAGCCCCCTCTCGTCGCCCGGCCCTTGTCGATGGACGAATGGCAGCTGCCATCGGGTCTGCGTCCTGGCCTGCGCACGCATCTTCCCGTTCCGATCAAGAACCTGCTGCGCGGCATCCGGGAACGAGTCCGGATCCGCGACCAGACGGCGGAGCCTGCCTGA
- a CDS encoding response regulator transcription factor, translated as MWNADAIQLDRENTPVERDSCTAIALIDRRVLDRECLARGLQGGRHDLEILTFGTVAEWSRATAVHAQVSAILLSIGSQRADEPQVAMALDDLAQAFPQIPTIVLADGESAAHILQALDRGARGYIPTSVGLGIAIEIVNLARAGGLFVPANCLMAARDEILAPEFRGPPVDPLADLLTPRQAAVAEAIRRGKANKIIAYELDLRESTIKVHIRSIMRKLGAHNRTEVAFKLNSLIQAAMSGTRAPEPELLPPTAEPPPRATAGPAMARARSPLPTVVCA; from the coding sequence ATGTGGAATGCCGATGCCATTCAGCTAGACCGTGAAAACACGCCCGTCGAGCGCGACTCCTGCACCGCCATTGCGCTGATCGATCGTCGCGTTCTCGACAGGGAATGTCTGGCGCGCGGCCTGCAGGGCGGTCGGCACGATCTGGAAATCCTCACCTTTGGTACCGTGGCCGAATGGAGCCGGGCCACCGCCGTCCATGCGCAGGTTTCCGCCATTCTTCTCAGCATCGGCAGCCAGCGCGCCGACGAGCCCCAGGTGGCGATGGCGCTCGACGATCTGGCGCAGGCCTTCCCGCAAATCCCGACGATCGTCCTCGCCGACGGCGAAAGCGCCGCCCATATCCTTCAGGCGCTGGACCGGGGCGCGCGAGGCTACATTCCGACCAGCGTCGGGCTCGGCATCGCGATCGAGATCGTCAATCTGGCAAGGGCAGGCGGCCTGTTCGTGCCTGCCAACTGCCTGATGGCCGCGCGGGACGAGATCTTGGCGCCGGAGTTCAGGGGCCCGCCCGTCGATCCGCTCGCCGACCTGCTGACGCCGCGCCAGGCGGCGGTGGCGGAAGCGATCCGCCGGGGCAAGGCCAACAAGATCATCGCCTACGAGCTCGACCTGCGCGAAAGCACGATCAAGGTGCATATCCGCAGCATCATGCGGAAGCTCGGAGCCCATAACCGGACCGAGGTCGCATTCAAGCTGAACAGCCTCATCCAGGCGGCCATGTCCGGGACCCGCGCGCCGGAGCCTGAACTCCTTCCGCCGACGGCAGAGCCGCCTCCGCGCGCGACCGCCGGCCCTGCCATGGCCCGCGCTCGATCGCCTCTGCCGACCGTCGTCTGCGCCTGA
- a CDS encoding polysaccharide biosynthesis/export family protein, whose translation MLRAGMLWASLLATILLTIHASVGMAAETYRLGVGDILQVSIFGEPELGGKFTLAADGSIGFPRLGRVMMLNLTQEQAAERLTTGLAGRVPADHTVSLEIIGHAPVFVTGDVQSPGRYEFRPGMIVLELVALGGGLRRPQAPVTGAALQLLTLRQSFADEKLSRLSQRVERARLQAEIAGDEFDATGLTASGAPVDMVTAEMALFQVRKTSLAAQIAAFEAQRHALEDEIAALQESLTLHDRELESIAKDVEATQQLADQGLTALSRLRENQRQYSALKRDKLDVLSFLARARHGSLEVDQRIAALKEGRAAENAMALRLIELAAARSEQKIASLAASIGAASDDLESGGVKALPDATFAVVRRTATGTETIIVTDRDRLIPGDILEVDRHLSDLDSPRALRTGGP comes from the coding sequence ATGCTGCGCGCCGGGATGTTATGGGCGTCCCTGCTGGCCACCATCCTGCTGACGATTCACGCCAGCGTCGGGATGGCGGCGGAGACCTATCGGCTCGGCGTCGGTGACATCCTGCAGGTTTCCATCTTCGGAGAGCCGGAACTCGGCGGTAAGTTCACCCTCGCGGCGGACGGCTCCATCGGCTTTCCGCGCCTCGGCCGCGTGATGATGCTGAATTTGACCCAGGAACAGGCGGCCGAGCGTTTGACGACCGGGCTCGCCGGGCGCGTCCCGGCCGATCACACCGTCAGCCTCGAAATCATCGGCCATGCGCCCGTCTTCGTCACCGGCGACGTCCAGTCGCCCGGCCGCTATGAATTTCGGCCCGGCATGATCGTTCTCGAACTGGTGGCGCTCGGCGGCGGCCTGCGCCGTCCGCAGGCTCCCGTCACCGGCGCCGCGCTCCAGCTCCTGACGCTCCGGCAGAGCTTTGCCGACGAGAAGCTCTCCCGCTTGTCGCAGCGGGTCGAGCGGGCGCGCTTGCAGGCGGAGATTGCCGGCGACGAATTCGACGCGACGGGCCTGACCGCGTCCGGCGCGCCCGTCGACATGGTGACAGCCGAGATGGCCCTGTTTCAGGTCCGCAAGACATCGCTCGCGGCCCAGATCGCCGCCTTCGAGGCACAGCGCCATGCGCTGGAGGACGAGATCGCGGCGCTGCAGGAGAGCCTCACGCTGCATGATCGCGAACTCGAGTCGATCGCGAAGGATGTCGAGGCAACGCAGCAACTGGCCGACCAGGGCCTGACGGCCCTGTCGAGGCTGCGGGAAAACCAGCGTCAGTATTCGGCCCTGAAGCGCGACAAGCTCGACGTGTTGAGCTTCCTGGCGCGCGCCCGACACGGCAGCCTCGAAGTCGATCAACGCATCGCGGCGCTGAAGGAAGGCCGCGCCGCCGAGAACGCCATGGCGCTGCGGCTGATCGAGTTGGCCGCCGCCCGGAGCGAGCAGAAGATCGCGTCGCTCGCCGCCAGCATCGGCGCCGCGAGCGACGATCTGGAGTCCGGCGGCGTCAAGGCGCTGCCGGACGCGACCTTTGCCGTGGTTCGCCGCACAGCGACCGGCACCGAAACGATCATCGTCACCGACCGGGACCGCCTGATTCCGGGCGATATCCTCGAGGTCGACCGCCATCTCTCGGATCTGGACAGCCCGCGCGCCTTGCGGACTGGCGGTCCCTAG
- a CDS encoding glycosyltransferase family 4 protein: protein MTIDTADSRSVSTGRIAAKRPDLNVAVIQDGARLRYALPLALRSAGILGTMHTDWFIQPNSLQALFGLAMASISAGTGRRLAGRRCVGLEGSQVVTSGWQTLLERLLESRATLPEEIYVRRSRAMTRQVLDAGWHGADALVGFVRNLDPLLCEVARRQGLAVVADQIIAPIDEQIRQEARQAELWPGWENSAASKGAAIMRDIERRTWDLADHVTCASDYVREGLLQAGVGSERVSVLPYPIDLATFRFLDRSARRGPVRVGFVGGVSLRKGAPAFLEIARSFDPEIARFTMVGPVSLLPERLAPYRGRVQLTGGVPADGVRSWLESFDIFLFPSACEGSAGTVMEAMATGLPVVTTPNSGTPVRDGLEGYIHACGDVDAMKVSIERLIQNPDLRLRMGRAARQRVETMTIERYGEAWRTLLLRLTG from the coding sequence ATGACCATCGACACCGCAGACAGCCGATCCGTCAGCACGGGCAGGATCGCGGCGAAGCGGCCCGACCTGAACGTCGCCGTCATTCAGGACGGCGCGCGTCTCCGCTATGCGCTGCCGCTGGCGCTGCGCTCGGCCGGTATTCTCGGCACCATGCATACCGACTGGTTCATCCAGCCGAACTCGCTGCAGGCGCTGTTCGGCCTCGCGATGGCGTCGATCTCGGCCGGCACGGGACGCCGTCTGGCCGGCCGTCGCTGCGTCGGACTCGAGGGGAGCCAGGTCGTCACCTCGGGCTGGCAGACCTTGCTGGAACGCCTGCTCGAAAGCAGGGCCACCTTGCCGGAGGAAATCTACGTCCGCCGCTCGCGAGCCATGACGCGGCAGGTGCTGGATGCCGGCTGGCACGGCGCCGACGCCCTGGTCGGCTTCGTCCGCAACCTCGATCCGCTGCTCTGCGAAGTGGCCCGGCGACAAGGGCTCGCCGTCGTCGCCGACCAGATCATCGCGCCCATCGACGAGCAGATCCGGCAGGAGGCGCGTCAGGCAGAGCTCTGGCCCGGTTGGGAGAATTCCGCCGCTTCGAAGGGCGCCGCCATCATGCGGGATATCGAGCGGCGCACCTGGGATCTGGCCGACCATGTCACATGCGCCTCCGACTACGTGCGCGAGGGGCTGCTACAGGCGGGCGTCGGGAGCGAAAGGGTCTCGGTCCTTCCCTATCCGATCGACCTAGCCACTTTTCGGTTCCTTGACCGGAGCGCCAGACGCGGCCCGGTTCGGGTCGGCTTTGTCGGCGGCGTGTCGCTGCGCAAGGGAGCGCCGGCCTTTCTCGAAATCGCCAGAAGCTTCGATCCCGAAATCGCGCGCTTCACCATGGTCGGCCCGGTCTCGCTGCTTCCCGAAAGGCTGGCTCCATACCGTGGAAGGGTGCAGCTCACCGGCGGCGTGCCGGCCGACGGCGTGCGGTCGTGGCTGGAATCGTTCGACATCTTCCTGTTCCCCTCGGCCTGCGAAGGCTCCGCCGGGACGGTTATGGAGGCGATGGCGACGGGACTGCCTGTTGTCACCACGCCCAACAGCGGAACGCCGGTCCGAGACGGCTTGGAAGGCTACATTCATGCCTGCGGGGACGTCGACGCAATGAAGGTCTCCATCGAACGGCTGATCCAGAATCCCGATCTCCGCCTGCGGATGGGACGAGCCGCGAGGCAGCGGGTCGAGACCATGACGATCGAACGCTATGGCGAGGCCTGGCGCACGCTTCTGCTGCGCCTCACAGGATAG
- a CDS encoding AAA family ATPase — protein MIQSSPPIGRQDVGLHGLEALRQRSHLIAACSAAGLAIGALSYMLQPPRYVAEAVIALDGRRIQSMPVDQVVTPLPQENPVLRTELDRISSRVMAQRVIDKLAAEGGEPFEGNASGPPIRIAQPARGGMAGWLGRLRGNTAPKQQDPRSALEARLRANLDVVNDGRSYTIYIAYSADDAALAARVANAYARAYLDYQDDVQIEATRRVSDWLEVRLATLGAKLQQAEQNAERFKASSGLFEMGGVTIAAQRVSALSAELITARAAKATAEARERTAALLSTRQDGLDGFSDVLGSPIIQQLRVSQSQLERRLQVLRDTGASQSVEIPVLTSELQTVRQQIDREVEHILVSLRNEIDTAARRVTSIEGQLRAAEADYGGSDTARVKLEGLVREANADRAVYESLLGRAKQIGDRKELTDPGVRLISEATVPARPSNPRLLPTMLLGLLSGAGVGVCLALLLGRLDPRVRSRHALEAATGVPVLATIPTLPRRAGREPASQIVQDPRSAFAEAFATLQWMLRLSPAMRRAGVLMVTSALPGEGKTTLALSLARSMARSGRSVVLVDADLHGQSVALMAGAATADDHRGLAAYLSGDLDLEQVVVPDPETPLQLIIARGMEEEKPSLLADKRLAMLIAALRDRFDAVILDTPAILASSDAAQIGAHADAVLFVARWGWTPFESVTASIERLAFCGQTVRALVLNRVSMRVHRSFERPGSVGRAPATPPARPPAASDSPVVQMREA, from the coding sequence GTGATTCAGTCTTCCCCTCCCATCGGGCGGCAGGATGTCGGCTTGCATGGCCTCGAGGCATTGCGTCAGCGCAGCCACCTGATCGCAGCCTGCTCCGCCGCCGGCCTCGCCATCGGTGCCCTGTCCTACATGCTGCAGCCGCCGCGCTATGTCGCCGAGGCGGTGATCGCTCTTGATGGCCGGCGCATCCAGTCCATGCCGGTCGACCAGGTCGTCACGCCGCTGCCGCAAGAAAATCCCGTGCTGCGTACCGAGCTCGACCGGATCTCGTCGCGCGTCATGGCGCAGAGGGTGATCGACAAGCTCGCCGCCGAAGGGGGCGAGCCGTTCGAAGGGAATGCTTCCGGCCCGCCGATTCGTATCGCTCAGCCGGCGCGGGGCGGGATGGCTGGATGGCTCGGCCGCCTGAGAGGAAACACGGCGCCGAAACAGCAGGATCCCCGATCGGCGCTGGAAGCGCGCCTGCGCGCCAATCTCGACGTCGTCAACGATGGCCGTTCCTACACGATCTACATCGCCTATAGCGCCGACGACGCAGCGCTCGCCGCGCGGGTCGCCAACGCCTACGCCCGCGCCTATCTCGACTATCAGGACGACGTGCAGATCGAGGCGACGCGCCGGGTCAGCGACTGGCTGGAGGTGCGGCTGGCGACGCTGGGCGCGAAACTGCAGCAGGCGGAACAGAACGCCGAGCGCTTCAAGGCGTCGTCCGGCCTGTTCGAGATGGGGGGCGTGACCATCGCCGCGCAGCGGGTCAGCGCGTTGAGCGCCGAGCTCATCACGGCTCGCGCCGCCAAGGCGACGGCCGAGGCGCGAGAGCGAACCGCCGCGCTGCTTTCGACGCGGCAGGACGGCCTCGACGGCTTCAGCGACGTGCTCGGCTCGCCCATCATCCAGCAATTGCGCGTCAGCCAGTCTCAGCTCGAGCGCCGGCTTCAGGTGCTGCGGGATACGGGCGCCTCGCAGAGCGTCGAAATCCCGGTGCTCACCTCGGAACTGCAGACGGTCCGGCAGCAGATCGACCGCGAGGTCGAGCATATCCTCGTCAGCCTCCGCAACGAGATCGACACTGCCGCCCGGCGCGTGACCTCGATCGAGGGACAGCTGCGGGCGGCCGAAGCCGATTATGGCGGGTCCGACACGGCCCGGGTGAAGCTTGAGGGGCTCGTCCGCGAGGCGAACGCCGATCGGGCCGTCTATGAAAGCCTGCTCGGCCGCGCCAAGCAGATCGGCGATCGCAAGGAACTCACCGATCCGGGCGTCCGGCTGATTTCCGAGGCGACCGTCCCCGCACGTCCCTCCAATCCGCGCCTGCTCCCGACGATGCTGCTCGGCCTGCTGTCGGGCGCGGGCGTCGGAGTCTGCCTCGCCCTGCTGCTGGGGCGGCTCGATCCGCGCGTACGGTCTCGCCATGCGCTGGAGGCGGCGACCGGCGTCCCCGTCCTCGCAACCATCCCGACCCTGCCGCGCCGCGCCGGCCGCGAGCCGGCCAGCCAGATCGTCCAGGACCCGCGCTCCGCCTTCGCCGAGGCGTTCGCGACGCTGCAATGGATGCTGCGGCTGTCGCCAGCCATGCGCCGCGCCGGCGTGTTGATGGTGACATCGGCGCTGCCGGGCGAGGGGAAGACGACGCTGGCGCTTTCGCTGGCGCGCTCCATGGCGCGATCGGGCCGGTCAGTCGTGCTGGTCGACGCCGATCTACACGGCCAGTCCGTCGCCCTCATGGCGGGCGCCGCGACGGCGGACGACCACCGGGGCCTGGCCGCCTACCTGTCCGGCGACCTCGACCTAGAGCAGGTCGTTGTCCCCGATCCCGAGACCCCGCTGCAGCTGATCATCGCGCGCGGCATGGAGGAGGAGAAGCCGAGCCTTCTCGCCGACAAGCGCCTCGCCATGCTGATCGCGGCGCTTCGGGATCGTTTCGACGCAGTGATCCTCGACACGCCGGCGATCCTCGCCTCGTCGGACGCTGCGCAGATCGGCGCTCACGCCGATGCGGTGCTTTTCGTCGCCCGTTGGGGCTGGACGCCTTTTGAAAGCGTCACGGCCTCGATCGAGCGGCTGGCCTTTTGCGGCCAGACCGTGCGGGCGCTGGTGCTCAACCGGGTCTCGATGCGCGTCCATCGCAGCTTCGAACGACCGGGGAGTGTCGGACGCGCGCCCGCCACGCCGCCAGCACGACCGCCGGCGGCCAGCGACAGCCCGGTAGTTCAAATGCGCGAGGCATGA
- a CDS encoding thermonuclease family protein produces MIRPRPRRGRKAPPLIFLFLLIAGLLAIGYVDQHLREIRASDGTRVVVRDGDSLAFGGKEFRLAGIDAPELHQTCEDAAGKPWRCGEAARKALRELVAQGELSCSPRANDRYGRAVATCRVKDVGDIGEVLVRQGLAINFAGRGEGDYAAPESAARLARRGLWQGRFIDPAEWRRQHPRPDAF; encoded by the coding sequence ATGATTCGTCCCCGTCCCCGGCGCGGCCGCAAGGCGCCGCCCCTGATCTTCCTCTTCCTGCTCATCGCAGGCCTCCTGGCCATCGGATATGTGGACCAGCATCTTCGTGAGATCCGGGCGAGCGACGGCACGCGCGTCGTCGTGCGCGACGGAGATTCGCTGGCATTTGGCGGCAAGGAATTCCGGCTCGCGGGCATCGATGCGCCCGAACTGCACCAGACCTGCGAGGATGCTGCCGGGAAGCCGTGGCGCTGCGGCGAGGCCGCCCGCAAGGCGCTGCGCGAGTTGGTGGCGCAGGGCGAGCTGAGCTGTTCGCCCCGGGCCAATGACCGCTACGGCCGGGCCGTCGCGACATGCCGCGTCAAGGATGTCGGCGATATCGGCGAAGTGCTGGTGCGGCAGGGCCTTGCGATCAATTTCGCCGGGCGAGGCGAGGGCGACTACGCGGCGCCAGAGAGTGCCGCCCGTCTCGCCAGGCGTGGCCTCTGGCAGGGTCGCTTCATCGACCCGGCCGAATGGCGCCGCCAGCACCCGCGACCCGACGCGTTCTGA
- a CDS encoding glycosyltransferase family 4 protein: MNAPADLRQQPASVRVAVVFQRFGPYHVSRLDAAGRYMNLTGIELSGTDRTYAWASTEGLGDFPRLVVSADIDAEPVRTMYGKVSAALASAQPDVVAIAGWSHPAALAALLWCSRHGRRAIVMSDSAEQDSRRRPWRESIKRQIVSLYGAALVGGETHRRYLVALGLRENAIFDGLDVIDNAHFAEGASQVRATAPKSRKQLGLPGRYFLVSSRMIAKKNLFAVLEAYRDYRDMAGGLPWDLVMLGDGRLLTDLRATVAELGLSAQVHFPGFRQYADLPAYYGLAGAFILASSTEQWGLVVNEAMAAGLPVLVSARCGCCDELVRHGINGYRFDPGDPGELARHMWRVAADPALALVMAQAGQSAIAEWSPERFANNLRRAVDHAMATPPRTGALARAVVGAMMFRRERADD; the protein is encoded by the coding sequence ATGAACGCGCCTGCCGACCTCCGCCAGCAGCCCGCTTCGGTTCGTGTCGCCGTCGTCTTCCAGCGCTTCGGCCCCTATCATGTCAGCCGGCTCGACGCGGCGGGGCGATACATGAACCTGACCGGCATCGAACTCAGCGGGACGGACCGCACCTATGCATGGGCGAGCACGGAAGGGTTGGGCGACTTTCCGCGATTGGTGGTGTCGGCCGATATCGATGCGGAGCCGGTTCGGACCATGTATGGCAAGGTCTCGGCCGCCTTGGCCTCGGCCCAACCGGATGTTGTCGCGATTGCCGGATGGTCGCATCCCGCCGCGCTGGCCGCTCTCCTCTGGTGCTCACGCCATGGCAGGCGGGCGATCGTCATGTCGGACAGCGCCGAGCAGGATAGCCGACGTCGCCCCTGGCGCGAGTCCATCAAGCGCCAAATCGTTTCACTCTATGGCGCGGCGCTCGTCGGCGGCGAGACGCATCGGCGGTATCTGGTCGCCCTCGGCCTGCGCGAGAATGCGATCTTTGACGGCCTCGACGTCATCGATAACGCGCATTTTGCCGAAGGGGCGTCGCAGGTCCGCGCCACGGCCCCCAAGAGCCGGAAGCAACTCGGCCTGCCCGGTCGCTACTTCCTGGTTTCCAGCCGGATGATCGCGAAGAAGAACCTCTTTGCGGTCCTTGAGGCCTATCGCGACTATCGCGACATGGCCGGCGGCCTCCCCTGGGATCTCGTCATGCTCGGCGATGGCAGGCTGTTGACGGATCTCCGGGCCACGGTGGCAGAGCTGGGATTGTCTGCCCAAGTGCATTTTCCCGGCTTCCGGCAATATGCCGATTTGCCAGCCTATTACGGCCTCGCCGGCGCTTTCATCCTGGCGAGCAGCACCGAGCAATGGGGTCTGGTGGTGAACGAAGCCATGGCGGCAGGGTTGCCGGTTCTGGTTTCGGCGCGCTGCGGCTGCTGCGACGAACTCGTGCGCCATGGGATAAACGGTTACCGGTTCGATCCCGGCGATCCCGGGGAGTTGGCGCGGCATATGTGGCGGGTCGCCGCCGATCCCGCACTAGCGCTCGTCATGGCGCAGGCCGGGCAGTCGGCGATCGCCGAGTGGTCGCCGGAACGGTTCGCCAACAACCTCCGACGGGCGGTGGATCACGCCATGGCAACTCCGCCTCGGACAGGCGCGCTGGCGCGGGCAGTCGTCGGCGCGATGATGTTCCGGCGCGAGCGAGCCGACGATTGA
- a CDS encoding PIG-L deacetylase family protein, whose product MRPLTLAAPGDRLSILCLGAHSDDIEIGAGGTLLTLIARGVRLDVAWCVLSAPGERAREAQRSADAFLAGAMQAEVRCAAFADGLFPEQGAAMKAWMEDLKRHVTPDVILTHRRDDAHQDHRTVSRLTWNVFRDHLILEYEIPKWDGDLGRPNLYVPFGEAEMGRKVAFLDEHFASQRSKDWFDEETFRGLARLRGAECRSTGRYAEAFVMRKATIG is encoded by the coding sequence ATGAGGCCTCTCACCCTCGCCGCGCCAGGCGATCGGCTGTCGATACTGTGCCTCGGCGCCCATTCGGATGACATCGAGATCGGCGCGGGCGGCACGCTGCTGACCCTGATCGCTAGGGGAGTCCGGCTCGACGTTGCGTGGTGCGTGCTGAGCGCCCCCGGCGAGCGGGCGCGCGAGGCGCAACGGTCGGCCGATGCCTTTCTGGCGGGTGCCATGCAGGCCGAGGTTCGGTGTGCCGCCTTCGCGGATGGGCTCTTCCCGGAGCAGGGCGCCGCCATGAAGGCGTGGATGGAGGATTTGAAGCGCCACGTAACGCCGGACGTCATCCTGACCCATCGCCGCGATGATGCGCATCAGGATCACCGCACCGTCTCGCGACTGACCTGGAACGTGTTCCGCGATCACCTGATCCTCGAATACGAAATCCCCAAATGGGACGGCGATCTGGGGCGGCCCAATCTCTATGTGCCGTTCGGCGAAGCGGAGATGGGCCGCAAGGTGGCGTTTCTTGACGAGCACTTCGCCTCGCAGCGCTCGAAAGACTGGTTCGACGAGGAGACCTTTCGCGGCTTGGCCCGGTTGCGCGGCGCGGAATGTCGCTCGACCGGGCGCTATGCCGAGGCCTTCGTGATGCGCAAGGCGACGATCGGTTAG
- a CDS encoding glycosyltransferase, with protein sequence MSDLDYLSRATPHSQAARSDAPIHVAMVMGRLSRASGGIFEAVAGLAPALRSRPGIEVDVFGLQHPVSAAQDLERGGVPAQAFPTRGFPSFGYSPALDRALRASSADLLHVHGLWMYPSVAAPRWAAARKAPYIVTPHGQLDRWALAHRRWKKRLAGFAYEMRHLRGASCLHALCEAELASIRAIGLTNPVCVVPNGVHPPMPTANVAPLWRSRVPGRASILLFLGRLAPQKGIPNLLQALAIARDAAASKAWHLVIAGWGDPDYRARLEHMAATLGLEGLVHFVGPQFGEEKARSLAAADAFVLPSLSEGLPIAVLEAWAARLPVLMTPQCNLPEGFARAGAIRILPEPDSIATGLRELFAMPMTRRLEVGMLGAALIQERYTWSRAAGDMESVYRWLLGLAARPATVDLA encoded by the coding sequence ATGAGCGATCTGGATTATCTATCCCGCGCGACGCCGCACTCGCAGGCCGCGAGGTCTGATGCCCCGATCCACGTCGCCATGGTCATGGGACGGCTCTCGCGGGCTTCGGGCGGCATCTTCGAAGCGGTCGCCGGCCTGGCGCCGGCGCTGCGATCCCGGCCGGGTATCGAGGTCGACGTTTTCGGCCTCCAACACCCCGTCTCCGCCGCGCAGGACCTCGAACGCGGCGGCGTCCCGGCGCAGGCGTTTCCGACGCGCGGCTTCCCATCCTTCGGCTATTCGCCCGCCCTCGACCGGGCGCTTCGCGCCAGCAGCGCCGATCTGCTGCATGTGCACGGGCTCTGGATGTATCCTTCCGTCGCCGCCCCACGATGGGCGGCGGCCCGGAAGGCGCCCTATATCGTCACGCCGCATGGCCAGCTGGACCGCTGGGCGCTGGCGCATCGGCGCTGGAAGAAGCGGCTTGCCGGCTTTGCCTATGAGATGCGTCATCTCCGCGGGGCGTCCTGCCTGCATGCGCTCTGCGAGGCCGAGTTGGCCTCGATCCGGGCCATAGGGCTGACCAACCCGGTCTGCGTCGTGCCGAACGGCGTTCACCCGCCCATGCCGACGGCGAACGTCGCGCCGCTCTGGCGGAGCCGCGTGCCGGGCCGCGCCTCGATCCTCCTCTTTCTCGGACGGCTGGCGCCGCAAAAGGGCATCCCGAACCTGCTGCAGGCCCTAGCGATCGCCCGCGATGCCGCTGCGTCCAAGGCCTGGCATCTGGTCATCGCCGGCTGGGGCGATCCCGATTATCGCGCCCGATTGGAGCACATGGCGGCGACGCTGGGACTTGAGGGCCTCGTTCATTTCGTCGGGCCGCAGTTCGGCGAAGAGAAAGCTCGCAGCCTCGCCGCCGCCGACGCCTTCGTGCTGCCGTCGCTCAGCGAAGGGCTGCCCATCGCCGTGCTCGAAGCCTGGGCGGCCCGCCTGCCGGTGCTGATGACGCCGCAATGCAACCTGCCTGAGGGTTTTGCAAGGGCAGGGGCGATCCGCATCCTGCCGGAGCCGGACAGCATCGCAACGGGATTGCGCGAGTTGTTCGCCATGCCGATGACGCGCCGGCTGGAAGTCGGAATGCTGGGGGCAGCCCTCATCCAGGAGCGCTACACCTGGTCCCGGGCGGCCGGCGACATGGAAAGCGTGTATCGATGGCTCCTCGGCCTCGCCGCACGCCCTGCGACGGTCGACCTCGCATGA